A section of the Mangifera indica cultivar Alphonso chromosome 12, CATAS_Mindica_2.1, whole genome shotgun sequence genome encodes:
- the LOC123230296 gene encoding calcyclin-binding protein-like, which yields MAEELALDLEELKKLQNIAKRPRVLSFIDSEIRNLEKLSKQAAPAPVSQTPNPAPVKVPYTPGTSYVTLASFSWDQDNEKVKIYISLEGVEQEKMETDIKQMSFDVKFHDVKGKNYRLTIPKLNKEIVPEKCKVLVKPTRVVITLIKASKGNWLDLHFKEDKLKPNLDKDRDPMAGIMDLMKNMYEEGDEEMKRTIAKAWTDARSGKTADPLSGYR from the exons ATGGCAGAAGAATTGGCATTAGATTTGGAAGAGCTTAAAAAGCTACAGAACATCGCAAAGAGGCCGAGAGTTCTTTCTTTCATCGACTCTGAGATTCGGAACTTGGAGAAG TTGTCAAAACAGGCTGCTCCTGCCCCTGTTTCACAAACTCCAAATCCTGCACCGGTTAAGGTGCCTTACACTCCAGGAACAAGTTATGTTACACTTGCATCTTTCAGTTGGGATCAGGATAATGAGAAAGTGAAG atatatatatctttagaAGGAGTTGAGCAGGAGAAAATGGAAACAGATATTAAGCAGATGTCATTTGATGTCAAATTCCATGATGTCAAAGGAAAGAATTATCGGTTAACCATTCCAAAGTTAAACAAGGAGATTGTTCCAGAGAAATGTAAGGTGCTAGTTAAACCCACAAGAGTTGTCATTACCTTGATCAAAGCTTCAAAGGGGAACTGGTTAGACTTGCATTTCAAAGAGGACAag CTGAAGCCAAATCTGGATAAGGATCGTGATCCAATGGCTGGAATCATGGACTTGATGAAG AATATGTATGAGGAAGGGGATGAGGAAATGAAGCGAACCATTGCTAAGGCTTGGACCGATGCAAGATCTGGAAAGACAGCTGATCCCCTATCCGGATATCGTTAA
- the LOC123193651 gene encoding probable hexosyltransferase MUCI70 yields the protein MGKAKLTFRTPLLFQSKLLCFSLIYLCTVLFLALYNALSPTQCIFRSSPFDPVQAPLFFYPSTYGEHNHALPTHRSSCSLPIFFSDYSMVFKEIQDLCANSSGFSPGLRYMHGKADTFGGNLSTQKRIFFLHHSNDSVEVPCGFFKNFPIPHSDRVAMEKCNGLVVVSAIFDNYDKIRQPRGLGSKTLEVVCFFMFVDDITLKGFHYHQLISRKSEEHKIGVWRIIKVSSTNMYDNPVMNVAIPKYLLHRLFPNSKFSIWMNAKLQLMVDPLLLIHTLLVLEKVDMAIPKHPFYVHSMEEAVATARWKKWWNVDALQRQMETYCEYGLQPWSPNKLPYPSDVPDSSLIIRKHGMRSNLFSCLMFNELEAFNPRDQVAFAYVRDHLNPKLKLNMFEEQVFEHIAVEYRHNLKRSATGFIEERWSSSKRTKRARHDLFVNSSCCISCQKYFSEMWVETHD from the exons ATGGGGAAAGCCAAGCTCACCTTCAGAACTCCTCTGTTATTCCAATCAAAACTCCTCTGTTTTTCTCTGATTTACCTCTGCACTGTTCTGTTTCTTGCTCTTTATAACGCTCTCTCTCCCACACAATGCATCTTCAGATCCTCTCCCTTTGATCCCGTTCAAGCGCCTCTCTTCTTTTACCCTTCCACCTATGGAGAGCACAACCACGCTCTCCCAACCCACCGTTCTTCCTGCTCTTTACCTATCTTCTTCTCAG ATTACTCGATGGTGTTTAAAGAGATCCAAGATTTGTGTGCAAATTCTTCGGGTTTTAGCCCTGGTTTGAGGTATATGCATGGGAAAGCTGATACGTTTGGTGGAAATTTAAGTACCCagaagagaattttttttcttcatcattcAAATGACAGCGTGGAGGTTCCTTGTGGCTTCTTTAAGAACTTTCCCATTCCTCATTCTG ATCGTGTTGCCATGGAAAAGTGTAATGGACTTGTTGTAGTTTCAGCTATATTCGATAACTATGACAAAATCCGGCAACCAAGAGGTCTTGGATCCAAAACACTAGAAGTCGTATGTTTCTTCATGTTTGTAGATGATATAACCCTGAAAGGATTCCACTATCACCAACTAATTTCAAGAAAATCAGAAGAACATAAAATAGGTGTATGGAGAATTATCAAAGTTTCAAGTACGAACATGTATGACAATCCTGTAATGAATGTTGCCATACCTAAATACTTACTTCATAGATTATTCCCCAACTCGAAATTCAGCATTTGGATGAATGCAAAGTTGCAACTAATGGTGGATCCATTACTATTAATTCATACACTTCTGGTATTAGAGAAAGTCGATATGGCAATACCGAAACATCCATTTTATGTTCATTCTATGGAAGAAGCTGTGGCAACTGCGAGGTGGAAGAAATGGTGGAATGTTGATGCATTGCAGAGGCAAATGGAGACTTACTGTGAGTATGGGTTGCAGCCATGGAGTCCAAATAAGCTCCCTTATCCCTCAG ATGTACCAGATAGTTCTCTAATCATAAGAAAGCATGGAATGAGAAGCAATCTCTTCTCTTGCCTAATGTTTAATGAGTTAGAAGCATTTAACCCCAGAGATCAAGTAGCTTTTGCTTATGTAAGAGATCACTTGAACCCCAAGCTGAAACTGAACATGTTTGAAGAACAAGTGTTTGAGCATATTGCAGTGGAGTACAGGCACAATCTCAAACGATCTGCGACCGGTTTCATTGAAGAAAGATGGTCCTCTTCCAAAAGGACCAAAAGGGCTAGGCATGATTTGTTTGTTAATAGCAGTTGCTGTATTAGTTGCCAGAAGTATTTTTCTGAGATGTGGGTTGAAACCcatgattaa
- the LOC123193599 gene encoding VQ motif-containing protein 1-like, with protein MSGSSKREAVKVVFIDTQYVQTDQTSFKSVVQQLTGKDSCVTRIKGSSSEGAKREILSSADRNNTASGSMLSKGMSFKDLDRFVLELPVEEFAWLYDRCWDNSS; from the coding sequence atgtcTGGTTCTTCAAAGCGCGAAGCAGTAAAAGTAGTTTTTATCGATACTCAGTACGTTCAAACCGACCAGACGAGCTTCAAGTCTGTGGTTCAGCAACTTACCGGCAAAGACTCATGCGTTACGCGGATAAAAGGGAGCTCCTCTGAAGGTGCAAAGAGGGAGATACTGTCAAGTGCAGATCGTAATAATACTGCATCGGGTTCTATGTTGTCGAAAGGCATGTCGTTCAAGGATTTAGATAGGTTTGTTTTGGAGCTCCCTGTTGAGGAGTTCGCATGGCTGTATGACCGTTGCTGGGATAATTCTTCGTAA
- the LOC123192132 gene encoding uncharacterized protein LOC123192132, translated as MATQQLISENKEGAEIHHGADLCKKKCHELLDELNLPKGLLPLNNLTEMGYNRATGFFWVKQNKRYEHRFQAIGKTVAYDTELSAFAENRRMRKISGIKSSAVLMWVKVAEMCIEDPSSGKVKLTSAAGLSMSFPVSAFEL; from the coding sequence ATGGCGACTCAACAGTTGATATCTGAGAACAAAGAAGGAGCCGAGATCCACCACGGTGCTGATCTTTGCAAGAAAAAGTGCCATGAACTTCTGGACGAACTCAATCTTCCTAAAGGGCTTCTCCCACTAAACAATCTTACCGAGATGGGTTATAATCGCGCCACTGGTTTCTTTTGGGTCAAGCAAAATAAACGTTACGAACACAGATTCCAGGCTATCGGAAAAACCGTTGCCTACGACACCGAGCTATCGGCGTTTGCTGAGAACCGTCGGATGCGTAAGATTAGTGGAATTAAAAGTAGTGCAGTGTTGATGTGGGTGAAGGTTGCTGAAATGTGCATTGAAGATCCGAGTTCTGGGAAAGTGAAGCTCACTAGTGCAGCTGGTCTCTCCATGTCGTTCCCAGTCTCCGCGTTCGAACTCtaa
- the LOC123230324 gene encoding katanin p60 ATPase-containing subunit A-like 2 isoform X2, which translates to MADEPSLTRWSFQFGIKKQTESSQNGQSTEKPVSNGSSSNGNGHVQRELSIFEQYQNQARSTNGELSNGINGIPQKPLLPSFESTETRALAESLCRDIIRGSPDVKWGSIKGLENAKRLLKEAVVMPIKYPKYFTGLLSPWKGILLFGPPGTGKTMLAKAIATECKTTFFNISASSVVSKWRGDSEKLIKVLFELARHHAPSTIFLDEIDAIISHRGEGRSEHEASRRLKTELLIQMDGLTRTDELVFVLAATNLPWELDAAMLRRLEKRILVPLPEPEARRAMFEELLHSQADEEGLPYDVLVERTEGYSGSDIRLLCKEIAMQPLRRLMALLEERLDAVAEDELPKVGPVRAEDIEIALKNTRPSAHLYAHRYEKFNEDYGSQILQ; encoded by the exons ATGGCCGATGAACCTTCCCTCACTCGCTGGTCATTTCAg TTTGGGATAAAGAAACAAACGGAATCATCACAAAATGGTCAAAGCACTGAAAAGCCGGTTTCTAATGGGAGTTCATCGAATGGGAATGGCCATGTTCAGAGGGAATTGTCCATTTTCGAGCAGTACCAGAACCAA GCTAGGAGCACAAATGGAGAATTGTCTAATGGAATTAATGGGATACC GCAGAAGCCACTGCTTCCTTCTTTTGAATCAACTGAAACTCGTGCTTTAGCTGAGAGTTTATGCCG GGATATAATTCGTGGGAGTCCAGATGTTAAGTGGGGAAGCATCAAGGGGCTAGAGAATGCCAAACGTTTACTTAAAGAAGCAGTTGTAATGCCGATAAAATATCCCAA GTATTTCACTGGCCTTCTATCACCATGGAAGGGTATTCTTCTTTTTGGCCCACCAGGAACAGGAAAG ACAATGCTTGCAAAGGCCATTGCAACAGAGTGTAAGACtacatttttcaatatttcagCATCTTCTGTTGTCAGCAAATGGCGTG GTGATTCAGAAAAGTTGATAAAGGTATTATTTGAACTTGCAAGGCATCATGCTCCTTCAACCATATTTCTGGATGAAATTGATGCAATAATCAGTCATCGTGGTGAAGGACGCAGTGAGCATGAAGCTAGTAGGCGTCTGAAAACTGAGCTATTGATACAG ATGGATGGTTTGACACGGACTGATGAACTTGTATTTGTTTTGGCGGCAACAAATCTTCCTTGGGAATTAGATGCAGCCATGCTTCGGCGTCTTGAGAAGCGA ATCCTTGTACCTTTGCCAGAACCAGAAGCAAGAAGAGCCATGTTTGAAGAACTCTTGCATTCACAGGCTGATGAGGAGGGTCTTCCTTATGATGTATTAGTGGAAAGGACTGAAGGATATTCAGGATCAGATATCCGGTTACTCTGCAAAGAGATAGCAATGCAGCCCCTGAGACGATTAATGGCACTCCTTGAAGAGAGGCTGGATGCAGTAGCCGAGGATG AACTACCAAAAGTTGGGCCAGTTAGAGCAGAAGATATAGAGATTGCTTTGAAGAACACGAGACCATCAGCTCATCTTTACGCACACCGATACGAGAAGTTCAATGAAGATTATGGTAGTCAGATACTCCAATGA
- the LOC123193496 gene encoding uncharacterized protein LOC123193496: MALSSAFRERLEQMEHTRNQRISLLQLEKQVQANKSQVLASKLASVRLTEQRCLLLDRKIASQNFKILSLKSEIDISDAKYVDSVERLRVLKNQVEEMETMEKEKEKYYELKETEMKEFRKNVENFVEEYRLQVEDLRNKINKLNFTFKELQGNNGHLSNSAIAAAEVRNSELLALKENIKRNLASNYQVRTQLQKQLQNVLIAHNQEMRGPS, encoded by the exons ATGGCGCTCTCCTCTGCGTTTCGGGAAAGGCTCGAACAAATGGAACACACCAGAAACCAACGCATCTCACTTCTCCAG CTAGAGAAACAGGTGCAAGCGAACAAGTCTCAGGTTTTAGCATCGAAACTCGCGAGTGTACGTTTAACGGAACAAAGATGCCTTTTACTTGATCGAAAAATTGCGTCACAGaatttcaaaatattgtctcTGAAGTCCGAGATTGATATTTCGGATGCGAAGTACGTAGATAGTGTAGAAAGACTGag GGTTTTGAAGAATCAGGTGGAAGAGATGGAGACGATggagaaagagaaggagaagTATTACGAGTTAAAAGAAACTGAAATGAAGGAATTTCGGAAAAATGTGGAGAATTTTGTGGAAGAATATAGATTACAAGTTGAAGATTTGAGGAATAAGATAAACAAG CTCAACTTCACCTTCAAGGAACTTCAAGGCAACAATGGACATTTGAGCAACTCTGCAATAGCTGCAGCTGAGGTGAGGAACTCTGAACTTTTGGCTCtgaaagagaatataaaaagaaaCCTGGCTTCTAATTACCAAGTAAGAACACAATTACAAAAGCAGCTTCAGAATGTATTAATTGCACATAACCAAGAGATGAGGGGCCCATCCTAA
- the LOC123192715 gene encoding probable hexosyltransferase MUCI70 has protein sequence MGKPTTSSKTPLLFQSKLLCFSLFYLCIALFLALHKSFSPKQCIVKSLHFHPVQTALFSYPPSYGEHKYALSTQRSSCSSPVFFSDYRSVFNNIQDLCGNSSAFSPVLKYVQGKDDSFGGNFRTQKRISYFDHMNHSLEVPCGFFKKFPISNSDRIAMETCNGLVVVSAIFNNHDKIRQPRGLESKTLETLCFFMFIDDVTFKGLEDCQLISSAKSDSEEYKIGAWRIVKVSSKNLYENPAMNGVIPKHLVHRLFPNSKFSIWIDAKLQLTVDPLLLIHALVVSKNVDMAISKHPFFIHTVEEAMATARWKKWRDVDALQKQMETYCENGLQPWTPKKLPYPSDVPDSALILRKHGLISNLFSCLLFNELEAFNPRDQLAFAFVRDKMSPKLRLYMFEEEVFEKICVEYRHNIKGVGKMSKFEGKRAKEDLFIKNSSHCQKYLLKMWGRGESRN, from the exons ATGGGGAAGCCAACCACTTCCTCCAAAACTCCTCTGCTTTTCCAATCAAAACTCCtctgtttttctctcttttaccTCTGCATTGCTCTCTTTCTTGCTCTCCATAAATCTTTTTCTCCAAAACAATGTATCGTCAAATCCTTACACTTTCACCCTGTTCAAACCGCTCTCTTCTCTTACCCTCCCTCCTATGGGGAGCACAAATATGCTCTCTCTACCCAACGCTCTTCTTGCTCTTCCCCTGTGTTTTtctcag ATTACAGAAGTGTGTTCAATAACATTCAGGATTTATGTGGGAACTCCTCAGCTTTTAGCCCGGTTTTGAAGTACGTGCAGGGGAAAGATGACAGTTTCGGGGGAAATTTCAGAACCCAGAAGAGGATTTCTTATTTTGATCATATGAATCACAGTCTGGAGGTTCCTTGTGGGTTCTTTAAGAAGTTCCCAATCAGTAATTCTG ATAGAATTGCCATGGAAACTTGTAATGGACTTGTTGTAGTCTCTGCAATTTTCAACAACCATGACAAGATCAGGCAACCAAGAGGACTTGAATCCAAGACGTTGGAAACTTTATGCTTCTTCATGTTCATAGATGATGTTACATTTAAAGGACTTGAAGATTGCCAACTAATTTCATCAGCAAAATCTGACTCTGAAGAGTACAAAATAGGGGCATGGAGGATTGTAAAagtttcaagcaagaatttgtATGAGAATCCTGCCATGAATGGAGTCATACCTAAGCACTTAGTACATAGACTATTCCCAAACTCCAAATTCAGCATTTGGATTGATGCCAAGTTACAGTTAACTGTGGATCCATTGTTATTGATTCATGCACTAGTGGTTTCGAAGAATGTGGACATGGCGATTTCAAAGCATCCATTTTTTATTCATACTGTGGAAGAAGCAATGGCCACTGCAAGGTGGAAGAAATGGCGGGATGTCGATGCATTGCAGAAGCAAATGGAGACTTATTGTGAGAATGGATTGCAGCCATGGACTCCCAAAAAGCTCCCCTATCCCTCAG ATGTACCAGATAGTGCTCTGATTTTAAGGAAACATGGGCTGATCAGCAATCTGTTTTCTTGCCTTCTGTTCAACGAGCTGGAGGCATTTAATCCAAGAGACCAACTGGCTTTCGCTTTTGTGAGAGACAAAATGAGCCCCAAGCTCAGATTGTACATGTTTGAGGAGGAAGTGTTTGAGAAAATCTGTGTGGAATACAGGCATAATATTAAAGGCGTTGGAAAGATGAGTAAATTCGAAGGCAAAAGAGCGAAGGAAGATTTGTTTATTAAGAACAGTAGCCATTGCCAGAAGTATCTTTTGAAAATGTGGGGGAGGGGGGAATCCCGTAATTGA
- the LOC123230324 gene encoding katanin p60 ATPase-containing subunit A-like 2 isoform X1 gives MADEPSLTRWSFQDFKMFYDAKFGIKKQTESSQNGQSTEKPVSNGSSSNGNGHVQRELSIFEQYQNQARSTNGELSNGINGIPQKPLLPSFESTETRALAESLCRDIIRGSPDVKWGSIKGLENAKRLLKEAVVMPIKYPKYFTGLLSPWKGILLFGPPGTGKTMLAKAIATECKTTFFNISASSVVSKWRGDSEKLIKVLFELARHHAPSTIFLDEIDAIISHRGEGRSEHEASRRLKTELLIQMDGLTRTDELVFVLAATNLPWELDAAMLRRLEKRILVPLPEPEARRAMFEELLHSQADEEGLPYDVLVERTEGYSGSDIRLLCKEIAMQPLRRLMALLEERLDAVAEDELPKVGPVRAEDIEIALKNTRPSAHLYAHRYEKFNEDYGSQILQ, from the exons ATGGCCGATGAACCTTCCCTCACTCGCTGGTCATTTCAg gattttaaaatgttttatgatGCCAAGTTTGGGATAAAGAAACAAACGGAATCATCACAAAATGGTCAAAGCACTGAAAAGCCGGTTTCTAATGGGAGTTCATCGAATGGGAATGGCCATGTTCAGAGGGAATTGTCCATTTTCGAGCAGTACCAGAACCAA GCTAGGAGCACAAATGGAGAATTGTCTAATGGAATTAATGGGATACC GCAGAAGCCACTGCTTCCTTCTTTTGAATCAACTGAAACTCGTGCTTTAGCTGAGAGTTTATGCCG GGATATAATTCGTGGGAGTCCAGATGTTAAGTGGGGAAGCATCAAGGGGCTAGAGAATGCCAAACGTTTACTTAAAGAAGCAGTTGTAATGCCGATAAAATATCCCAA GTATTTCACTGGCCTTCTATCACCATGGAAGGGTATTCTTCTTTTTGGCCCACCAGGAACAGGAAAG ACAATGCTTGCAAAGGCCATTGCAACAGAGTGTAAGACtacatttttcaatatttcagCATCTTCTGTTGTCAGCAAATGGCGTG GTGATTCAGAAAAGTTGATAAAGGTATTATTTGAACTTGCAAGGCATCATGCTCCTTCAACCATATTTCTGGATGAAATTGATGCAATAATCAGTCATCGTGGTGAAGGACGCAGTGAGCATGAAGCTAGTAGGCGTCTGAAAACTGAGCTATTGATACAG ATGGATGGTTTGACACGGACTGATGAACTTGTATTTGTTTTGGCGGCAACAAATCTTCCTTGGGAATTAGATGCAGCCATGCTTCGGCGTCTTGAGAAGCGA ATCCTTGTACCTTTGCCAGAACCAGAAGCAAGAAGAGCCATGTTTGAAGAACTCTTGCATTCACAGGCTGATGAGGAGGGTCTTCCTTATGATGTATTAGTGGAAAGGACTGAAGGATATTCAGGATCAGATATCCGGTTACTCTGCAAAGAGATAGCAATGCAGCCCCTGAGACGATTAATGGCACTCCTTGAAGAGAGGCTGGATGCAGTAGCCGAGGATG AACTACCAAAAGTTGGGCCAGTTAGAGCAGAAGATATAGAGATTGCTTTGAAGAACACGAGACCATCAGCTCATCTTTACGCACACCGATACGAGAAGTTCAATGAAGATTATGGTAGTCAGATACTCCAATGA
- the LOC123192131 gene encoding uncharacterized protein LOC123192131, protein MATQQLVADNKQGAEVHHGATLCKQKLFELLDEFNLPKGLLPLNNLTEMGYNRATGFLWAKQDQRYEHDFKAINRVVTYDTEVSAFIEERRMHKINGVKTKELLLRVKIVEMSIDNPNSGKVNFCSAAGLGKTFPLSAFELEEKKDQKEQK, encoded by the coding sequence ATGGCGACTCAGCAATTGGTGGCAGACAACAAACAAGGAGCCGAAGTTCACCATGGTGCCACCCTCTGCAAGCAAAAGTTGTTTGAACTTCTCGACGAATTCAACCTTCCCAAAGGCCTTTTGCCGCTCAACAACCTCACCGAGATGGGCTATAACCGCGCCACCGGCTTCCTGTGGGCCAAGCAAGACCAACGTTATGAGCACGACTTCAAGGCCATCAATCGTGTCGTTACGTATGACACCGAAGTGTCGGCGTTTATTGAGGAGCGTCGGATGCATAAAATTAACGGGGTGAAAACTAAAGAGCTTCTGTTACGGGTGAAAATTGTCGAGATGTCTATTGATAATCCCAATTCCGGCAAAGTCAATTTCTGCAGTGCCGCCGGGCTGGGTAAGACCTTCCCTCTCTCGGCTTTCGAGCTCGAGGAGAAGAAGGACCAAAAGGAACAAAAGTGA
- the LOC123230324 gene encoding katanin p60 ATPase-containing subunit A-like 2 isoform X3 → MADEPSLTRWSFQDFKMFYDAKFGIKKQTESSQNGQSTEKPVSNGSSSNGNGHVQRELSIFEQYQNQARSTNGELSNGINGIPQKPLLPSFESTETRALAESLCRDIIRGSPDVKWGSIKGLENAKRLLKEAVVMPIKYPKYFTGLLSPWKGILLFGPPGTGKTMLAKAIATECKTTFFNISASSVVSKWRGDSEKLIKVLFELARHHAPSTIFLDEIDAIISHRGEGRSEHEASRRLKTELLIQILVPLPEPEARRAMFEELLHSQADEEGLPYDVLVERTEGYSGSDIRLLCKEIAMQPLRRLMALLEERLDAVAEDELPKVGPVRAEDIEIALKNTRPSAHLYAHRYEKFNEDYGSQILQ, encoded by the exons ATGGCCGATGAACCTTCCCTCACTCGCTGGTCATTTCAg gattttaaaatgttttatgatGCCAAGTTTGGGATAAAGAAACAAACGGAATCATCACAAAATGGTCAAAGCACTGAAAAGCCGGTTTCTAATGGGAGTTCATCGAATGGGAATGGCCATGTTCAGAGGGAATTGTCCATTTTCGAGCAGTACCAGAACCAA GCTAGGAGCACAAATGGAGAATTGTCTAATGGAATTAATGGGATACC GCAGAAGCCACTGCTTCCTTCTTTTGAATCAACTGAAACTCGTGCTTTAGCTGAGAGTTTATGCCG GGATATAATTCGTGGGAGTCCAGATGTTAAGTGGGGAAGCATCAAGGGGCTAGAGAATGCCAAACGTTTACTTAAAGAAGCAGTTGTAATGCCGATAAAATATCCCAA GTATTTCACTGGCCTTCTATCACCATGGAAGGGTATTCTTCTTTTTGGCCCACCAGGAACAGGAAAG ACAATGCTTGCAAAGGCCATTGCAACAGAGTGTAAGACtacatttttcaatatttcagCATCTTCTGTTGTCAGCAAATGGCGTG GTGATTCAGAAAAGTTGATAAAGGTATTATTTGAACTTGCAAGGCATCATGCTCCTTCAACCATATTTCTGGATGAAATTGATGCAATAATCAGTCATCGTGGTGAAGGACGCAGTGAGCATGAAGCTAGTAGGCGTCTGAAAACTGAGCTATTGATACAG ATCCTTGTACCTTTGCCAGAACCAGAAGCAAGAAGAGCCATGTTTGAAGAACTCTTGCATTCACAGGCTGATGAGGAGGGTCTTCCTTATGATGTATTAGTGGAAAGGACTGAAGGATATTCAGGATCAGATATCCGGTTACTCTGCAAAGAGATAGCAATGCAGCCCCTGAGACGATTAATGGCACTCCTTGAAGAGAGGCTGGATGCAGTAGCCGAGGATG AACTACCAAAAGTTGGGCCAGTTAGAGCAGAAGATATAGAGATTGCTTTGAAGAACACGAGACCATCAGCTCATCTTTACGCACACCGATACGAGAAGTTCAATGAAGATTATGGTAGTCAGATACTCCAATGA
- the LOC123192218 gene encoding gibberellin 2-beta-dioxygenase-like produces the protein MVVLSQPALEHFSIIETYQPSSCLYSGIPVVDMRHPEAKFHVVEACEKYGFFKLINHDVPLEFMANLEAEAVNFFNLPQSEKDKAGPPDPYGYGSKSIGPNGDVGWIEYLLLNSNPQITSQKTLAIFKQSPHDFRSAVEKYITEMKKLAYEVLELMADGLRIEPRNIFSRFIRDEKSDSCFRLNHYPPCPELQTLKKGSNLIGFGEHTDPQILSVLRSNNTSGLEICLRDGTWVSVPADHSSFFLNVGDALQVMTNGRFQSVKHRVLADRVKSRISMIYFGGPPLNEKIAPLPCLVSKEEDCLYKEFTWCEYKCSAYKSKLADYRLGQFEK, from the exons ATGGTGGTTCTGTCACAACCAGCATTAGAACATTTCTCTATAATCGAAACTTACCAGCCTTCAAGCTGCTTATACTCAGGAATTCCAGTTGTAGACATGAGACACCCTGAAGCCAAGTTCCATGTAGTGGAAGCCTGTGAAAAATACGGCTTCTTCAAGCTCATTAACCATGATGTTCCGTTGGAGTTCATGGCCAATTTAGAAGCCGAAGCTGTCAACTTCTTTAACCTCCCTCAGTCTGAGAAAGACAAAGCTGGACCCCCTGACCCTTATGGCTATGGCAGCAAAAGCATTGGCCCCAATGGTGATGTTGGTTGGATTGAATATCTCCTCCTCAACTCCAACCCTCAAATCACTTCACAAAAAACTCTCGCCATTTTCAAACAAAGCCCTCATGATTTCCG GAGTGCTGTGGAGAAGTACATAACAGAAATGAAGAAACTTGCATATGAAGTTCTTGAATTAATGGCCGATGGGCTAAGAATAGAGCCAAGGAACATTTTCAGTAGATTCATAAGGGATGAAAAAAGTGACTCCTGTTTCAGGCTGAACCACTACCCACCATGTCCAGAGCTTCAAACATTGAAGAAAGGAAGCAATTTGATTGGGTTCGGAGAACACACAGACCCTCAGATTCTTTCTGTTCTAAGATCTAACAATACTTCAGGACTTGAAATTTGCTTAAGAGATGGCACTTGGGTTTCTGTCCCTGCTGATCATTCTTCCTTTTTCCTCAATGTTGGTGATGCTCTGCAG GTAATGACTAATGGGAGATTCCAAAGTGTGAAGCACAGAGTGTTGGCTGACAGAGTGAAATCAAGAATTTCAATGATATATTTTGGAGGGCCACCATTGAATGAAAAGATTGCACCTTTGCCATGCCTAGTTTCAAAAGAAGAAGATTGCTTGTACAAGGAGTTCACTTGGTGTGAATACAAGTGCTCTGCCTATAAGTCCAAGTTGGCTGATTATAGGCTTGGGCAGTTTGAGAAATGA